One genomic region from Acidobacteriota bacterium encodes:
- the glmU gene encoding bifunctional UDP-N-acetylglucosamine diphosphorylase/glucosamine-1-phosphate N-acetyltransferase GlmU — MHSPHILIMAAGLGTRMKSRRAKVLHQLAGRSLLGHVCHTAIDLSPAQLILIVGHQAEAVEAKIRQELQQFAPDIEQKTKLEFVLQTEQRGTGHAVQMAEAVLSGQNGTVLVLSGDVPLVRPGTLRRLLEVHTENNFAATVLTTDIPDPTGYGRILREADGTFSRIVEHRDATPQQRTIPEINSGIYAFEINLLLPALARLSPANAQGEYYLTDVLGLLKSDGHRVGIVLHSPPEEVLGINSRIELAETGARLRQETLRHLMRRGVTIVDPASTFIDADAQIGMDTVIYPNVTIEGPTIIGEECVINPGARLVNARLGNRVTVRDYSLVFDSTLEDNTSVGPFAHLRMGAHMASNAVVGNFVEVKKSTLGPGSKAMHLTYLGDATIGSKVNIGAGTVTCNYDGKNKHATIIEDGVKIGSDTMLVAPVRVGKNSVTGAGSVVTRDIPDHSLAAGVPATVKKTFPSDPLAGEHSQTKD; from the coding sequence TCCACACATTCTCATTATGGCGGCTGGACTTGGAACCCGGATGAAATCCCGTCGGGCCAAGGTCCTGCACCAACTCGCTGGACGCAGCCTCCTGGGCCACGTCTGCCACACAGCGATTGATCTTTCTCCAGCTCAACTTATCCTGATTGTCGGACATCAGGCCGAAGCGGTCGAAGCCAAAATCCGCCAGGAACTTCAGCAATTTGCACCTGATATCGAGCAAAAAACAAAACTGGAATTTGTGCTGCAAACAGAGCAGCGTGGCACCGGGCATGCCGTACAGATGGCCGAAGCCGTGCTTTCTGGTCAGAACGGAACGGTACTGGTTTTGTCAGGCGATGTGCCGCTGGTCCGCCCTGGCACGCTCAGGCGACTGCTTGAGGTTCACACTGAAAACAACTTTGCGGCGACGGTACTCACCACGGATATTCCCGACCCGACCGGATATGGCCGAATTCTGCGCGAAGCTGATGGCACCTTCAGTCGCATCGTGGAACACCGTGATGCCACCCCGCAGCAACGAACTATTCCTGAAATCAATTCCGGCATTTATGCCTTTGAAATCAATCTGTTACTCCCAGCTCTGGCTCGATTGTCACCAGCCAATGCACAGGGTGAATATTATCTGACTGATGTCCTGGGTCTGCTCAAATCTGACGGACATCGGGTTGGGATTGTGCTGCATTCACCGCCCGAAGAAGTGCTTGGCATCAATTCCCGAATTGAACTGGCCGAAACCGGCGCCCGACTTCGCCAGGAAACGCTCCGCCACCTGATGCGCCGGGGTGTCACGATTGTGGACCCGGCCAGTACGTTCATTGATGCCGATGCCCAAATTGGAATGGATACCGTCATTTACCCAAATGTCACGATTGAGGGCCCGACCATCATCGGTGAAGAATGCGTGATCAATCCTGGTGCCCGGCTGGTCAACGCCAGATTGGGAAACAGGGTGACCGTTCGCGATTATTCGCTGGTCTTTGACAGCACACTGGAAGACAACACGTCCGTTGGCCCCTTTGCGCATTTACGGATGGGTGCCCATATGGCATCCAATGCCGTGGTTGGAAACTTCGTCGAAGTGAAAAAATCAACATTGGGTCCGGGCAGTAAAGCCATGCATTTAACCTACTTAGGTGATGCCACGATTGGAAGCAAGGTAAATATTGGTGCCGGAACCGTTACCTGTAACTATGATGGCAAGAACAAACACGCCACCATCATTGAAGATGGCGTGAAAATTGGAAGTGATACCATGCTCGTTGCCCCCGTCCGAGTCGGAAAGAACTCAGTCACCGGAGCTGGCTCGGTCGTAACGCGGGATATTCCGGATCACAGCCTCGCTGCTGGCGTACCAGCGACGGTGAAAAAAACATTCCCCTCTGATCCGCTCGCAGGTGAACACTCTCAGACAAAGGATTGA
- a CDS encoding DNA adenine methylase — translation MNYIGSKLSLLPFLEQVFREISDGTEQTLCDMFAGTGAVGRHFKKLGLKIIANDLQYYAYVLNKAYLEINHPPAFTQLQHQIGTPIKTENQPDETHLLALLELINGLPGDIGFITRHYSPEGNRLYYTRENAAKTDAIRQAIEQWKQDGLLSEHEYYYLLCMLLEAIDRVANTACIYEAYLKQFKKSALKPLKLKPLELINQISQCTAYNCDANELIKEVECDILYLDPPYNERQYSSNYHILETIARYDNPLIKGVTGIRQGYTRSSYCRKREVIQAFEHLVRQAKTRHILLSYNDEGLMTFDEIHRILGTRGKVKTFQTTYNRFKADNGRKYKRSRTVEYIHYVRTTKS, via the coding sequence ATGAATTACATCGGCTCAAAATTGAGTTTACTTCCCTTTCTTGAACAAGTCTTCCGGGAAATCTCGGATGGGACAGAACAGACGTTGTGCGATATGTTTGCCGGGACTGGCGCTGTGGGCCGACATTTCAAAAAATTGGGGCTGAAGATTATTGCCAATGACCTTCAATATTATGCCTATGTTTTAAACAAAGCCTATCTTGAAATCAATCACCCTCCAGCTTTTACACAGTTACAGCACCAGATAGGAACTCCAATTAAGACTGAAAACCAACCTGATGAAACCCATCTGCTGGCGCTCCTTGAATTGATCAATGGACTTCCAGGAGATATTGGATTTATCACCCGGCACTATTCGCCCGAAGGGAATCGGTTGTATTACACACGTGAAAACGCTGCCAAAACAGATGCTATTCGTCAGGCAATTGAACAATGGAAACAAGATGGCCTGCTTTCAGAACATGAATATTACTACTTGCTGTGCATGTTGCTTGAAGCCATTGACCGGGTGGCCAACACCGCCTGCATCTATGAAGCCTATCTGAAACAATTCAAGAAAAGTGCCCTCAAACCATTGAAACTCAAACCATTAGAGCTTATAAACCAGATCTCACAATGTACCGCCTACAATTGTGATGCCAACGAATTGATCAAAGAAGTTGAATGCGACATTTTGTATCTGGATCCGCCCTACAATGAACGCCAGTACTCGTCAAACTACCACATCCTTGAAACCATTGCCCGGTATGACAACCCTTTGATTAAGGGTGTGACCGGCATCCGACAAGGATATACCCGCAGTTCATATTGTCGAAAACGCGAAGTGATCCAGGCTTTTGAACATCTGGTGCGGCAGGCCAAAACACGGCATATCCTTCTGAGTTACAATGATGAAGGCTTGATGACGTTTGATGAAATTCATCGGATTTTAGGCACCCGAGGCAAGGTCAAGACCTTTCAGACCACATACAACCGCTTTAAAGCTGATAATGGACGCAAATATAAACGCAGCCGAACGGTTGAATATATCCATTATGTTCGGACAACAAAATCTTAA
- a CDS encoding TolC family protein — MKLVFLHLAGLIFVVIGAGLIAHPVMAQPAFTKTSASSGNQTDPPIPGVVALSDARTEKSLSVRRLLVNVPSVGVIQQPSSSGSSQLPVLQLDEVLVQVEANHPKLLGADVERRIASAKRLEKEGAFDPIGEITNEYLRYNSSSSPGKPSEAFTNEFGVGFLTRYGAKIFAGYRFNQEKVKSPLSLTGEGGEYFVALKIPLLRGARINEKSIAERQARLGEPLADVNFAQNRLDLLLKASVSYWDWVAAKRKMDVARNLLDIARFRSTAIQERADLGDLPPIDKVEAEQEVRRREGNLTKSERDLQKAAFKLSLFLWQDNGLPAPLPVADQVPVITPPPVVPAIDVITRARTEAIDRRPELRGLQIQRDITQLDLDLAQNQRLPAVDFTVSPGRDVGFQGIGSTIKAGVSITLPLRQRTADGRAAASRLKIQKLELETRSERLRILTEVDDAVSALQTAEQRYQAAQQELQLATTLERGERDRFALGDSTLFLVNQRERATAEAATKVIEVQAEFEQAKAAFRAAAGQF, encoded by the coding sequence GTGAAACTGGTATTTCTACATCTGGCTGGACTTATCTTTGTTGTGATTGGAGCTGGCCTGATAGCGCACCCGGTTATGGCGCAACCAGCTTTTACCAAAACGAGCGCCAGTTCAGGAAACCAGACCGACCCGCCAATCCCAGGCGTGGTTGCTCTTTCAGATGCCAGGACGGAGAAATCACTGTCTGTGCGGCGTCTGCTGGTCAATGTGCCGAGCGTTGGTGTCATTCAGCAACCATCTTCCAGCGGTAGCTCTCAACTACCGGTGCTCCAACTGGATGAAGTGCTGGTTCAGGTTGAAGCCAATCACCCGAAATTGCTTGGCGCCGATGTTGAGCGGCGCATTGCTTCGGCCAAACGCCTTGAAAAAGAAGGGGCCTTTGACCCAATTGGTGAAATTACCAATGAGTACCTGCGCTATAACAGTTCGTCGAGTCCTGGCAAACCAAGCGAAGCCTTTACCAACGAATTCGGTGTCGGTTTTCTGACCCGTTATGGTGCCAAAATTTTTGCCGGGTATCGGTTTAATCAGGAAAAAGTGAAATCGCCACTTTCCTTGACCGGTGAAGGCGGGGAATATTTTGTGGCGTTGAAAATCCCGCTGCTGCGTGGCGCGAGAATCAATGAAAAATCAATTGCCGAGCGTCAGGCCCGGCTTGGCGAACCACTCGCCGATGTCAACTTTGCCCAGAACCGGCTGGATTTGTTGCTCAAAGCGTCGGTAAGTTACTGGGATTGGGTCGCGGCCAAACGCAAAATGGATGTCGCCCGCAACCTGCTCGACATTGCCCGGTTTCGATCTACTGCCATCCAGGAGCGAGCTGATTTGGGTGACTTGCCCCCAATTGACAAAGTTGAAGCTGAACAAGAGGTGCGCCGTCGCGAAGGAAATTTGACCAAATCCGAGCGTGATTTGCAGAAAGCCGCCTTCAAATTGTCGCTTTTCCTGTGGCAGGACAACGGGCTGCCTGCTCCGTTACCCGTAGCTGACCAGGTCCCGGTCATCACGCCACCGCCAGTGGTGCCGGCCATAGATGTGATTACCCGTGCCCGGACCGAAGCCATTGACCGCCGTCCAGAGTTAAGAGGACTTCAAATTCAGCGTGACATCACCCAGCTTGACCTGGATCTGGCCCAGAATCAGCGACTTCCAGCGGTTGATTTCACCGTGAGTCCAGGGCGTGACGTTGGGTTTCAAGGAATTGGCTCAACCATCAAAGCCGGTGTTTCAATTACCCTGCCGCTCCGGCAACGAACGGCTGATGGACGTGCGGCAGCCAGTCGGTTGAAAATCCAAAAACTCGAACTGGAAACCCGAAGCGAACGCCTGCGAATCCTGACCGAAGTGGATGACGCCGTATCAGCCCTGCAAACCGCAGAACAACGCTATCAGGCTGCCCAGCAGGAATTACAACTGGCGACGACGCTCGAACGCGGTGAGCGCGACCGGTTTGCGCTCGGTGACAGCACCCTCTTTCTGGTCAACCAGCGCGAACGTGCCACCGCCGAAGCTGCCACGAAAGTGATCGAAGTCCAGGCCGAATTTGAACAAGCCAAAGCTGCCTTCCGTGCCGCCGCCGGACAATTTTAA
- the hxpB gene encoding hexitol phosphatase HxpB, which translates to MFQAVIFDLDGLLIDSEPLWRDTEVKVFGALGLPITHQDCEQTIGLRVDEFVRYWYDRFPWKGKSLQVVEQEIVEEMIFCIRQRGVPKAGVEKIFNFFAEKQLPMAVASSSYVRIIEAALETLGLLPHITLFHSAEHETFGKPHPAVYLTTARRLNVDPVRCLAFEDSPTGVQSAKSAGLTCVCIPDSIVDQTKLSQADLLLKSLEAFDDEHFTALDRLSE; encoded by the coding sequence ATGTTTCAAGCTGTAATTTTTGACCTTGATGGATTGTTGATTGACTCTGAACCGCTCTGGCGGGATACGGAAGTCAAAGTCTTCGGAGCGCTCGGCCTTCCGATCACCCACCAGGATTGCGAGCAGACGATTGGCTTGCGCGTTGATGAGTTTGTCCGCTACTGGTATGACCGGTTTCCCTGGAAGGGCAAGTCGCTGCAGGTGGTTGAGCAGGAAATTGTTGAGGAAATGATCTTTTGCATCCGACAACGCGGCGTGCCGAAGGCAGGCGTTGAAAAAATCTTTAACTTCTTTGCTGAAAAACAGTTGCCGATGGCAGTCGCTTCGTCGTCATATGTACGGATCATCGAAGCCGCCCTGGAAACATTGGGATTGCTCCCGCACATCACCTTGTTTCACTCCGCCGAACACGAGACCTTTGGCAAACCCCATCCAGCCGTGTATCTGACCACGGCTCGGAGGCTCAACGTTGATCCGGTGCGATGTCTCGCCTTTGAAGATTCTCCGACGGGTGTCCAGTCCGCAAAAAGCGCCGGGCTGACCTGTGTGTGCATCCCCGACTCAATCGTGGATCAGACCAAACTCAGTCAGGCTGATTTGCTTCTGAAATCACTTGAAGCCTTTGATGATGAACATTTTACGGCATTAGACAGGTTGAGCGAGTAG
- a CDS encoding succinate CoA transferase, producing the protein MRRYNSFVQSKLMSAEDVAAQLPAKSTIGTSGFTTAYPKLIPGAFAKRIEEESKAGKEFSFNLYTGASTGEMMDGVLARTGAMKKRLPFQSTPDVRDRVNHGDIEFLDMHLSHVPLYIEHGFLEPIDVAIIEAVDVTEDGRIYLTTSSGMSPTFIHYAWKVYIELNEHHPLELKGFHDIYMPELPPHGRPIHITNVDDRIGVPYVYCPPEKIAGIVLTNTPDEQHDFKPADETCIRIANHVLEFLQHEIRKGRIPKSHLPFQSGVGNVANAVLAQMARSKHISRIQMYTEVIQDSIFDLLDAEKLDCASTCALTFSRAGEERFYREINELRQKFIIRPQEISNNPEVIRRMGIISMNTALEVDIFGNVNSTHVMGSKMMNGIGGSGDFTRNAYISIFMTPSVAKRGAISAFVPMVSHTDHTEHSTQIIVSEQGLADLRGLAPYRRAQTIIDKCVHPDYRDELRDYLELARRNAPGKHTPLDLRHAFDWHIRLMETGTMKPPKQAQSE; encoded by the coding sequence ATGCGCAGGTACAACTCGTTTGTACAGTCAAAGCTTATGTCGGCAGAAGATGTGGCGGCACAACTTCCAGCCAAAAGCACGATTGGCACGAGTGGTTTTACCACTGCCTATCCCAAACTGATTCCTGGCGCTTTTGCCAAACGCATTGAAGAAGAATCAAAAGCCGGTAAGGAATTTTCATTCAATCTCTATACAGGTGCCTCCACCGGTGAAATGATGGATGGGGTTTTGGCGCGCACTGGCGCCATGAAAAAACGACTTCCCTTCCAATCCACACCGGACGTTCGAGATCGAGTCAACCATGGGGACATTGAATTTCTCGACATGCACCTCAGCCACGTTCCGCTCTATATCGAGCACGGTTTTCTGGAACCGATTGATGTGGCGATCATCGAAGCCGTGGATGTGACCGAAGATGGTCGCATTTACCTCACCACGTCATCCGGGATGAGTCCGACCTTCATTCACTATGCCTGGAAGGTCTATATCGAACTCAACGAACACCATCCGCTTGAACTCAAAGGATTTCACGACATCTACATGCCGGAACTTCCGCCACACGGCAGGCCGATCCACATCACCAATGTGGATGACCGGATCGGGGTGCCCTATGTGTATTGCCCGCCTGAAAAAATAGCCGGCATCGTCCTCACCAACACCCCTGACGAACAGCACGACTTTAAACCGGCGGATGAAACCTGCATTCGAATTGCCAACCACGTGCTTGAATTTCTGCAACACGAAATTCGCAAGGGCCGCATTCCCAAATCTCACCTTCCCTTCCAGTCCGGAGTTGGAAACGTGGCCAACGCCGTGCTGGCCCAGATGGCCCGCAGCAAACATATTTCCCGGATTCAGATGTACACTGAGGTAATTCAGGATTCGATTTTTGATTTGCTGGATGCCGAAAAACTGGATTGTGCTTCAACCTGTGCGCTGACCTTCTCGCGGGCGGGCGAAGAGCGCTTTTATCGTGAAATCAACGAGTTGCGGCAAAAATTCATCATCCGCCCGCAGGAAATCTCAAACAACCCGGAAGTCATCCGCCGCATGGGCATCATTTCGATGAATACGGCCCTTGAAGTTGATATTTTCGGCAACGTCAATTCCACCCACGTCATGGGCAGCAAAATGATGAATGGGATTGGTGGCAGCGGCGATTTTACCCGTAACGCCTACATCTCGATCTTTATGACTCCATCGGTGGCCAAACGCGGTGCGATTTCAGCCTTTGTGCCAATGGTGTCGCATACGGATCACACCGAACATTCGACCCAAATCATTGTGTCCGAACAAGGTCTGGCCGATTTACGCGGGCTGGCTCCATATCGGCGGGCCCAAACCATCATTGACAAGTGTGTTCACCCGGACTATCGCGACGAACTGCGTGACTACCTCGAACTCGCCCGCCGCAATGCCCCCGGAAAACACACCCCACTCGACCTCAGACATGCCTTTGACTGGCACATCCGGTTGATGGAAACCGGGACGATGAAGCCGCCGAAGCAGGCACAGAGCGAGTAG
- a CDS encoding biotin/lipoyl-binding protein, giving the protein MAVQSEELFSAQDMSVHSLQVPVQSLGMVATPHAARPLAIILIILVIALAVSLVYVPWQQSVTGAGRITVFSPMDRPQNIEAQIPARLVGWNVVEGQNVKSGDVIAELADLDSKFLDPDQPKRLAAQKAALLARREAAETRAVALESQIEFLTDSREVAIPAAEQRALQTRDRLLAAEQSLQAAEQNFTTAKLNADRVRELHGKGLRSKRDLELVELDFVRSQTEVERAKAALEVARRDTTVGNLDQTKVVNDTAATISGIQASLASVRETIASVNSDLQKLEVEIQNLDRRIQQRIVTAPVDGQVVRLLKVGAGATVKAGDILAVIAPQTTDQAVEIFLSDNDAPLVAIGRHVRLQFAGWPALQFSGWPSVAVGTFGGKVAVIDAVDDGKSRYRVIIKPDTELIAQGKDEPWPSPQFLRPGAEVTGWVMLDTVSIGFEMWRQFNAFPATVSREPMDTKGKSTEEKSEGKEDK; this is encoded by the coding sequence ATGGCTGTACAATCCGAAGAACTTTTCTCCGCTCAAGATATGTCTGTGCATTCACTTCAAGTTCCGGTGCAATCACTCGGGATGGTCGCAACGCCTCACGCTGCCCGGCCACTGGCGATTATTTTGATCATCCTGGTTATCGCGCTGGCTGTCAGTCTGGTGTATGTGCCATGGCAACAATCAGTTACTGGAGCAGGTCGAATTACTGTATTTTCACCAATGGACCGCCCTCAAAATATTGAGGCTCAGATCCCAGCCCGACTGGTCGGGTGGAATGTGGTCGAGGGCCAGAATGTGAAATCTGGCGATGTGATCGCCGAACTGGCTGACCTTGATTCAAAGTTTCTTGACCCTGATCAACCCAAACGTCTGGCGGCTCAAAAAGCAGCGCTCCTGGCGCGCCGTGAAGCCGCCGAGACCCGTGCCGTTGCGCTGGAAAGTCAGATCGAATTCTTGACCGACTCGCGTGAGGTCGCTATTCCAGCGGCTGAGCAACGGGCATTACAAACCCGTGATCGGTTGCTGGCGGCTGAACAATCACTCCAGGCGGCTGAGCAGAATTTCACCACCGCCAAACTCAACGCTGACCGGGTGCGAGAACTGCACGGTAAGGGCCTGCGGTCCAAACGCGATTTGGAACTGGTCGAACTTGATTTTGTGCGTTCCCAAACCGAAGTCGAACGTGCCAAAGCGGCGCTTGAAGTGGCTCGTCGAGACACCACGGTGGGCAATCTCGATCAAACCAAAGTTGTCAACGATACCGCCGCGACCATCAGCGGAATCCAGGCGTCGCTGGCCTCCGTGCGCGAAACGATTGCCTCGGTCAACAGCGACTTGCAAAAGCTCGAAGTGGAGATTCAAAACCTGGACCGACGAATTCAGCAACGCATTGTCACGGCGCCGGTTGATGGGCAGGTGGTGCGATTGCTGAAGGTGGGGGCGGGTGCAACTGTGAAAGCTGGCGATATTCTGGCGGTGATTGCACCCCAAACCACTGATCAGGCGGTTGAGATCTTTCTCTCTGACAACGATGCCCCGCTGGTGGCGATTGGTCGTCATGTGCGGTTGCAGTTTGCCGGGTGGCCAGCGCTTCAGTTTTCAGGCTGGCCATCGGTCGCCGTCGGGACTTTTGGCGGGAAAGTGGCGGTCATTGATGCCGTGGATGATGGAAAAAGTCGCTATCGGGTGATTATCAAACCGGACACTGAACTCATCGCCCAGGGCAAAGACGAGCCCTGGCCGTCACCGCAATTTCTCAGACCCGGAGCGGAAGTCACTGGCTGGGTGATGCTGGATACGGTTTCGATTGGCTTTGAAATGTGGCGACAGTTCAATGCTTTCCCGGCAACTGTCAGCCGTGAGCCAATGGATACAAAGGGCAAGTCAACTGAGGAAAAAAGTGAGGGAAAAGAGGACAAATGA
- a CDS encoding ATP-binding cassette domain-containing protein — protein MATSGTLHTDPHHLHPSPVSRLGDMLWEDRSDLLVLLVYTVMTGVLALAVPLAAQALVNTIAANVLTQPLVVLTLIVFVGLLFAGVLRVFQLMLVEALQQRIFVRVALQLAKQLPRIRHSALVEEYAPELVNRFFDVLTVQKAFAKLLLDGLTALLQVSVGLVLMAFYNPLLLVFDSFLVLFAVFVVVVLGIGGLRTSIQESAQKYAVAAWLEELARCHSSFKMSGTIQYLVERADVLTMGYIKSRRLHFRVLLRQAIGNFLFQAIANAGILAVGGWLVINRQLTLGQLVAAELIVVAVLAAMEKLIKQLDEVYDLLTGLDKIGHITDLEVERLGGNPVPKLPEGASVVCRDVHFAYRDVSPILSGLNLTLHPGDRVSLVGASGVGKSTLVSLMCGLNEPSHGTVEINGVDVRVADLESLRQVVGLVGDANDIFEGTIEENIRVGRAFITHEDIRKALEIAQLTHDLALMPRGLKTELISGGRNLSRGQIQRLLIARATVGNPQLLILDEAFIGIDEKTKLTILDAIFDQQNKWTIIDISHDPEVVTRSASIYLLANGKIVESGRTEEIISKPDSAFGGLFPLISLTYCRLQQNS, from the coding sequence ATGGCAACATCTGGAACTTTACATACAGACCCTCATCACCTGCATCCGAGCCCTGTTTCCCGGTTGGGCGATATGTTATGGGAGGACCGATCAGATTTACTGGTGCTTTTGGTCTACACGGTTATGACAGGCGTGCTGGCTCTGGCGGTCCCACTGGCCGCACAGGCTCTGGTCAACACCATCGCCGCCAATGTTTTAACCCAGCCACTGGTGGTGCTGACGCTGATTGTTTTTGTTGGTCTACTTTTTGCCGGTGTTTTACGGGTCTTTCAACTCATGCTGGTCGAAGCCCTGCAACAACGCATTTTTGTCCGGGTTGCCCTTCAGTTGGCCAAGCAATTACCGCGCATCCGACACTCAGCTCTGGTTGAAGAATATGCCCCCGAACTGGTCAACCGGTTTTTTGATGTGTTAACCGTTCAAAAAGCTTTTGCCAAATTGCTGCTCGATGGGTTGACCGCTTTGCTTCAGGTGAGTGTCGGGTTGGTGTTAATGGCTTTTTATAATCCATTGCTGCTGGTATTTGACTCATTTCTGGTGTTATTTGCCGTCTTTGTGGTGGTTGTCCTGGGGATTGGGGGATTGCGGACCAGCATTCAGGAATCGGCTCAGAAGTACGCGGTGGCTGCCTGGCTCGAAGAACTTGCCCGATGTCACAGCAGTTTCAAAATGAGCGGCACAATCCAGTATCTGGTTGAGCGGGCTGATGTTCTGACCATGGGATATATCAAATCCCGCCGGCTTCATTTTCGGGTTTTGCTCCGGCAAGCGATTGGAAATTTCCTGTTCCAGGCGATTGCCAACGCTGGCATTCTGGCTGTTGGCGGCTGGCTGGTGATCAATCGCCAGTTGACACTGGGGCAACTGGTCGCGGCTGAATTGATCGTGGTCGCCGTGCTTGCGGCAATGGAAAAACTGATCAAACAATTGGACGAAGTATACGATCTGCTCACCGGTCTTGATAAAATAGGCCATATCACGGATTTAGAGGTTGAACGTCTTGGCGGAAACCCGGTGCCTAAACTACCTGAAGGCGCTTCCGTGGTTTGTCGCGACGTCCATTTTGCCTATCGGGATGTGAGTCCGATCCTTTCCGGGCTCAACCTGACGTTACATCCAGGTGACCGGGTGAGTCTGGTTGGCGCCAGCGGAGTCGGCAAATCAACACTGGTATCCTTGATGTGCGGATTAAATGAACCAAGTCACGGAACCGTTGAAATCAATGGAGTTGATGTCCGAGTCGCCGATTTGGAAAGCCTGCGTCAGGTCGTCGGACTCGTTGGCGATGCCAATGATATTTTTGAGGGAACCATTGAAGAGAATATCCGTGTCGGGCGGGCTTTCATTACCCATGAGGATATTCGGAAAGCATTGGAAATAGCGCAGTTGACTCATGATCTGGCGCTGATGCCGCGTGGACTCAAAACCGAACTTATCAGTGGTGGGCGCAATCTTTCGCGGGGACAGATTCAACGCCTGTTGATTGCGCGCGCCACGGTTGGCAACCCGCAATTACTGATTCTGGACGAAGCGTTTATCGGGATTGATGAAAAGACCAAGTTGACGATTCTGGATGCGATTTTTGACCAGCAGAACAAATGGACAATTATTGATATTTCACACGATCCAGAAGTGGTCACTCGCTCGGCTTCGATCTATTTGCTGGCCAATGGAAAAATCGTCGAAAGTGGTCGAACCGAAGAAATCATTTCCAAACCTGACAGTGCCTTTGGTGGGCTGTTCCCCTTGATTTCATTGACCTATTGCCGATTGCAACAAAATTCCTGA
- a CDS encoding winged helix-turn-helix transcriptional regulator: MPQRFLVTKEFGALLGVLSHPCRLQIVEELQDREYDVNTLQTLLNISHSGVSQHLTLLRAHRVVIERREGRHVYYRLRRPELATWLLDGLRFLEDEREVVEQIGSAVESVRRLWTITKNEEQSRTQNEE; the protein is encoded by the coding sequence ATGCCTCAACGCTTTCTTGTTACCAAAGAATTTGGCGCCTTACTCGGAGTGCTCTCCCACCCTTGCCGCTTGCAAATTGTTGAAGAGCTGCAAGATCGCGAATATGACGTCAATACCCTCCAGACCTTGCTCAATATCAGCCATTCCGGCGTGTCACAACACCTGACCTTGCTGCGCGCCCATCGAGTTGTGATTGAGCGTCGAGAAGGTCGTCACGTCTATTATCGTTTGCGGCGACCAGAGCTCGCCACCTGGCTCCTTGATGGATTGCGGTTCCTCGAAGACGAACGCGAAGTCGTCGAACAAATCGGATCTGCCGTTGAATCTGTCCGTCGTCTCTGGACCATTACAAAAAATGAAGAGCAAAGCCGAACACAGAATGAAGAATGA